The DNA region GTTGCTAAAACAGAAGAAGAGATAAGAAAATCAATAGAATTAAATATAAAGCGTTTTAATATAGAATCTATTCCAGAGGCAATAAGAATAAACTCTATAGCAAAGGAATTAAAAAGAAGAGTAAAATGTTCTATAAGAGTTAATCCGAATATAGATGCTCATACTCATGAAAAAATTACAACAGGAATTAATGGAAATAAATTTGGTATTAGTATAAAGACAATTAGAGAAAATGCTAATATGTTAAAGTCTTTAGATAATATAGAAATAGATTCATTATCTATGCATATAGGCTCTCAAATGGTAGATGCTGAACCTTTTTATAAAGCAATACTAGTAATGAGAGATTTGATAGCGGAGGTTAATAGTTTAGGCTTTAATATAACAAATATAGATATAGGCGGAGGATTTGGTGTAAGATACAACAGGGCACATTCTGGATTTGATTTTGATAAGTTTAAAAAAGATAGTATAAGTCTTCTTAAAGATATGAAACTTAGTGTTACAACAGAGCCTGGAAGATATTTTGTTGCAGAGTCTGGTGCTTTGATAATGAGAGTTGAATATATAAAAGAAGAGCTTAGCAGAAAGTATGCTATTTTAGACGGCGGTATGAATGATTATGTTAGGGTTGCTATGTATGAAGCTTATAATGAAATAATGCCTTTAGTAAAAACTGATAAATATTCAAATTATGATTTTGTAGGACCTATATGTGAAAGCTCTGATGTGTTTGCTAATGATAGAGAATGCGAAACTCTTAAAGAGGGTGATTATGTTGCTTTGCTTGATGCTGGTGCTTATGGCTTTAGTATGGCTAGCAATTATAATTCACGTCCATTAATATCACAGGTGATGATAGACAAAGATAAACATTATATTATAAGAAAAAGACAGAGTTTTGAAGATATGATAAAAGATGAAATAATATAATTTTTGTATTTGTTTTAATTGTTATGAATGTTTATTAAATCTTTATATTGTTTAAATAGTATTTTGAAATTATAAAAAAGAATCACAGAGTTTTTATAAGGTATATAAACTAATAATATTTAATAAAATAAATATTATTAGTTTTGTTTATTTAAAATATTTTCTTTCTTACAATAATCGCAAAGAAACTCTTTAAACTTATGTACTGTATCTCTGCTCATGGCATGTTCTATTAAACAAGCTTCTTCGTCTGCTATTTTTTCATCTATATTTAATACTTTAGTTAAGAAATAATAGAATATTGCATGTCTTTCAGCTATATCTTTTCCTATAGCTCTTCCAGAATCTGTTAATTCTATATCTCCATAATGTTCATGTTTTATATGGCCTAATTTGGATAATGTTTTTATAGCTGTATTAACGCTTGCCTTTGAGCGTCCTACTAAATCTGCTATATCAGTAATTCTAATAGCTTCTTTAAACTTTTTTTCTACTTCCAAATTGTATATAGTTTCTAAATAATTTTCTAATATAGGTGTCATTTCTTGTTGTCTCATACGAATGATTTTAATATAAAAAATATATAAGTCAATATAAAATACATAATTTTTCATTTTTTGTAAAGCTTTTATTAAATATCAATATTAATTTTTCTATATTGTATATAAGTTGTAAAGATGATGGAGGTTTGTAAATAATTTTTTATAAATAAAAACTTGAAATTTATTTTAAATATGTTATAATACATGACATATTTAATTTTGGAGAGTTCGTTCAATTGGTAGAGCAGCGGTCTTGAAAACCGCCGGGCTAACACCCATGTGGGTTCGAGTCCCACACTCTCCGATTTGGTTTGAGCTTCTTTAAATAAGGGGCTTTAGCTCATCAGGATAGAGCACTGGTTTCCTAAACCGGGTGGGCAGGTTCGAGTCCTGTAAGCCCCAATTACAATACAATCATGAATTTAAAACTTTTTTATCCTATTACTTTAATCTTAAAAAACTCCAAAAAAATAAAATTGTTTGTTTTTGATATAGACGGTGTTATGACCGATGGCAAACTTATATTTGATGATAATGGCGTAGAAACTAAATTTTTCAATACTTTAGACGGTATGGGTGTAGTAATGGCATTAAAAGCTGGAATTAAAATTGCTGTTATTACTGGAAGTAAGGCTAGTTGTGTGAAAAAAAGATTTGATAAGTTTAGAGTACATGGTTTTGAAGATTTAATACAGGGTGAAGAATATAAAATGCCTGCTCTTTTGACATTAATAGAAAAATATGGTTTAAAAAATGAAGAA from Brachyspira pilosicoli P43/6/78 includes:
- the lysA gene encoding diaminopimelate decarboxylase; the protein is MIYYKDNILMCEDIEIRNITDVYKTPFYIYSKNDILQKIRFLKNVFSDIENHSIVYAIKAENNLSILKMMIEEGIGGDVVSIGETLKYIKAGGKAENIVFSGVAKTEEEIRKSIELNIKRFNIESIPEAIRINSIAKELKRRVKCSIRVNPNIDAHTHEKITTGINGNKFGISIKTIRENANMLKSLDNIEIDSLSMHIGSQMVDAEPFYKAILVMRDLIAEVNSLGFNITNIDIGGGFGVRYNRAHSGFDFDKFKKDSISLLKDMKLSVTTEPGRYFVAESGALIMRVEYIKEELSRKYAILDGGMNDYVRVAMYEAYNEIMPLVKTDKYSNYDFVGPICESSDVFANDRECETLKEGDYVALLDAGAYGFSMASNYNSRPLISQVMIDKDKHYIIRKRQSFEDMIKDEII
- a CDS encoding metal-dependent transcriptional regulator — encoded protein: MTPILENYLETIYNLEVEKKFKEAIRITDIADLVGRSKASVNTAIKTLSKLGHIKHEHYGDIELTDSGRAIGKDIAERHAIFYYFLTKVLNIDEKIADEEACLIEHAMSRDTVHKFKEFLCDYCKKENILNKQN
- a CDS encoding KdsC family phosphatase → MNLKLFYPITLILKNSKKIKLFVFDIDGVMTDGKLIFDDNGVETKFFNTLDGMGVVMALKAGIKIAVITGSKASCVKKRFDKFRVHGFEDLIQGEEYKMPALLTLIEKYGLKNEEVAYMGDDVIDLAPSKYVGFSFAPKNAIKEVKKNC